One Massilia sp. 9096 genomic window carries:
- the dnaA gene encoding chromosomal replication initiator protein DnaA, with protein MENFWQACSNQLELELTPQQYTAWIKPLIALDYEDGKLRIAAPNRFKLDWVKSQFANRITALASDYWERPVEVQFVLDPKNSAPKKPVEPASAPSLPTGGVLGVNAAADTTVPATPVVTPDNVIANNPRREQSRVNPDLTFENFVTGKANQLARAAAIQVANNPGVSYNPLFFYGGVGLGKTHLIHAIGNQVMADQPGARIRYIHAEQYVRDVVTAYQRKGFDDFKHYYHSLDMLLIDDIQFFGGKSRTQEEFFYAFEALIAAKKQIIITSDTYPKEITGMDDRLISRFDSGLTVAIEPPELEMRVAILMKKAESEGVVLNDDVAFFVAKHLRSNVRELEGALRKILAYSRFHGKDITIDVVKEALKDLLSVQNRQISVENIQKTVADFFNIKVADMYSKRRPANIARPRQIAMYLAKELTQKSLPEIGELFGGRDHTTVLHAVRKIAQDRTKNAECNHELHVLEQTLKG; from the coding sequence ATGGAAAACTTTTGGCAAGCCTGCTCCAATCAGTTGGAGCTGGAGCTGACGCCGCAGCAATATACCGCGTGGATCAAACCGCTGATCGCCCTCGACTACGAGGACGGTAAGCTGCGCATTGCGGCGCCCAACCGCTTCAAGCTCGACTGGGTCAAGTCGCAGTTCGCCAACCGCATCACCGCCCTCGCCTCGGATTACTGGGAGCGCCCGGTCGAGGTGCAGTTCGTGCTTGACCCGAAGAACAGCGCCCCGAAAAAGCCGGTCGAGCCGGCCAGCGCCCCGTCGTTGCCGACCGGGGGCGTATTGGGCGTGAACGCCGCGGCCGACACGACCGTGCCGGCCACACCGGTCGTGACGCCGGACAACGTCATCGCGAACAATCCGCGCCGCGAGCAGAGCCGCGTCAACCCGGACCTGACGTTCGAGAATTTCGTGACCGGTAAAGCGAACCAGCTGGCGCGCGCCGCCGCGATCCAGGTCGCCAACAATCCGGGCGTGTCGTACAACCCGCTGTTCTTCTACGGCGGCGTCGGCCTCGGTAAGACCCACCTGATCCATGCGATCGGCAACCAGGTGATGGCCGACCAGCCGGGCGCGCGCATCCGCTACATCCATGCGGAACAATATGTGCGCGACGTGGTGACGGCGTATCAGCGCAAGGGTTTCGACGACTTCAAGCATTACTACCACTCGCTGGACATGCTGCTGATCGACGATATCCAGTTCTTCGGCGGCAAAAGCCGCACGCAGGAAGAGTTCTTCTATGCGTTCGAAGCGCTGATCGCCGCCAAGAAGCAGATCATCATCACGTCGGACACCTATCCGAAAGAGATCACCGGCATGGATGACCGCCTGATCTCGCGCTTCGATTCCGGCCTCACCGTCGCGATCGAACCGCCGGAACTCGAAATGCGCGTGGCCATCCTGATGAAGAAAGCGGAATCGGAAGGCGTCGTGCTGAACGACGACGTCGCCTTTTTCGTCGCCAAGCACCTGCGCTCGAACGTGCGCGAGCTGGAAGGCGCGCTGCGCAAGATCCTGGCCTATTCGCGTTTCCACGGCAAGGACATCACCATCGACGTGGTGAAGGAAGCGCTGAAGGATCTGCTGTCGGTGCAGAACCGCCAGATCTCGGTCGAAAACATTCAGAAAACCGTCGCCGACTTTTTCAACATCAAGGTCGCCGACATGTATTCGAAGCGCCGTCCGGCGAATATTGCCCGTCCGCGCCAGATCGCGATGTATCTCGCCAAGGAGCTCACGCAAAAGAGCCTGCCCGAGATCGGCGAACTGTTCGGCGGGCGCGACCACACCACGGTGCTGCACGCCGTACGAAAAATCGCCCAGGACCGGACCAAGAACGCCGAGTGCAACCACGAATTGCACGTGCTGGAGCAGACGCTGAAAGGCTGA